A DNA window from Pseudomonadota bacterium contains the following coding sequences:
- the ampD gene encoding 1,6-anhydro-N-acetylmuramyl-L-alanine amidase AmpD, with translation MQIIDVSSPHYDDRPAGVEISLVVIHSISLPPGEFGNGRVIDFFRGCLPVNEHPYFQKIAALKVSTHYFIDRAGAVVRFVPEFKRAWHAGVSRFGGRENCNDFSLGIELEGDDSHPFTPVQYDMLNRLLADIGRRYHQVSRERIVGHADIAPGRKTDPGPFFDWDRVFLL, from the coding sequence ATGCAAATCATTGATGTTTCAAGCCCTCATTATGATGACCGGCCCGCCGGGGTTGAGATCAGCCTGGTGGTGATCCATTCTATCAGCCTGCCTCCCGGTGAATTCGGCAATGGTCGGGTCATTGATTTTTTTCGTGGTTGTCTGCCGGTGAACGAACATCCTTATTTTCAGAAAATAGCCGCGCTTAAGGTATCAACCCACTATTTCATTGATCGTGCAGGGGCGGTTGTTCGTTTTGTTCCCGAGTTTAAACGGGCCTGGCATGCAGGCGTCAGCCGATTCGGTGGCCGGGAAAACTGCAATGATTTTTCTCTGGGGATTGAACTGGAAGGTGATGATTCTCATCCTTTTACTCCCGTGCAGTATGACATGCTGAACCGGCTGCTGGCCGATATTGGTCGTCGTTACCACCAGGTGTCCAGGGAGCGGATTGTCGGTCACGCCGATATCGCTCCAGGACGAAAAACTGATCCAGGGCCTTTTTTTGATTGGGACCGGGTATTTTTGTTATGA
- the xseB gene encoding exodeoxyribonuclease VII small subunit has protein sequence MAKQSFETALKKLEEVVEKLESGEVSLDQSLKLFEQGITLVRQCSKRLDEVESKVQVLVSDERGERLEDFS, from the coding sequence ATGGCCAAACAGAGCTTTGAGACTGCCCTGAAGAAACTGGAAGAAGTGGTGGAAAAACTGGAATCCGGAGAGGTCTCTCTCGATCAGTCGCTGAAACTGTTTGAACAGGGAATTACCCTGGTTCGTCAATGCAGCAAGAGGCTGGATGAAGTTGAGAGCAAGGTGCAGGTGTTGGTCAGTGATGAACGGGGTGAAAGACTGGAAGATTTTTCATGA
- a CDS encoding CoA-transferase, whose translation MSESDKCMSMVEAIRRFVKPETHLSVGGFTLNRNPMAAVYEIIRQRLSGLHIYAHSNGQGVDELIGAGCVRAIEIAYGGNGRFAPTCIRFRKAIETGQINFEDYSNYQMTLRFMAGAMGVPFLPTTSGLGTDILQKWGFSPEFREAEARLPREKLLVMDNPFRRRDEDSAKVVLLPAINPDVTIIHVQKAGRQGTVCIDGLTFADVEQAKAARHLIVSCEKLVEEEEMRLEPGKNQLPFFLVDAVVLQPYGAYPTACYGCYDYDPQYLKMYRQVARDDVSYSDYLEEYVYGVENHERLCDLVGSDSLQRIKADSPQGYAAGLERS comes from the coding sequence TTGTCAGAATCAGATAAATGCATGAGTATGGTCGAGGCTATCAGGCGCTTTGTCAAACCGGAAACACATCTGTCCGTTGGCGGTTTTACCCTGAATCGCAATCCTATGGCCGCGGTGTATGAAATTATCCGCCAGCGCTTGAGTGGTCTTCATATCTACGCTCATTCCAATGGTCAGGGAGTTGATGAGCTGATTGGTGCCGGCTGCGTGCGGGCGATTGAAATTGCCTATGGTGGCAATGGTCGTTTCGCTCCCACCTGCATTCGTTTTCGTAAAGCTATAGAAACCGGCCAAATCAATTTTGAGGATTATTCCAATTACCAGATGACCCTGCGGTTTATGGCCGGGGCCATGGGGGTGCCGTTTCTGCCAACCACTTCCGGATTGGGAACCGATATTTTGCAAAAATGGGGTTTTTCGCCGGAATTTCGCGAAGCGGAAGCCCGTTTGCCCCGGGAAAAGCTTCTGGTTATGGATAATCCTTTTCGACGCCGGGATGAAGATTCGGCAAAGGTGGTTTTGCTTCCGGCGATTAATCCGGATGTGACTATTATTCACGTGCAGAAAGCCGGTCGTCAGGGAACTGTCTGCATTGATGGCTTGACCTTTGCCGATGTGGAACAGGCCAAAGCTGCCCGGCACCTGATTGTGAGCTGTGAAAAGCTGGTGGAGGAAGAGGAAATGCGTTTAGAGCCGGGGAAAAACCAGCTACCTTTTTTCCTGGTGGATGCGGTGGTGCTGCAACCTTACGGAGCCTATCCCACCGCCTGTTATGGGTGCTATGATTATGATCCACAATATCTGAAAATGTACCGACAAGTGGCCAGAGATGATGTCTCATACAGTGATTACCTGGAGGAATACGTCTACGGGGTTGAAAATCATGAGCGGCTTTGCGATCTGGTTGGGTCCGATAGCTTGCAGCGGATAAAGGCGGACAGCCCTCAGGGTTACGCTGCCGGTTTGGAGCGGAGTTGA
- the nagZ gene encoding beta-N-acetylhexosaminidase → MNAAQLVMMGIEGVSLTRPEREVLANTPPGGIILFSRNCPSALSCADLVAEIQELNHNGAPPLLVAIDQEYGPVCRLRQGIPSFPGATELGEKGELSVTEMTAGNIGRCLAGFGVNVNLAPVADLACTGSPVLADRCFASEPQEVTKQVCSYIVGLQRSGVAACAKHFPGHGSVTDDSHAMLPVSSMSLDELLSSHLQPFAAAIAAGVKIIMTAHIMFPRIDSSLPATLSSFFLNRLLRRQLGFTGVLLSDDLDMAAMESGNELAVTMFQGLKAGLDMVLWGRNIKKGDDPRRVLSRLQEMMDDQDADMQAQFADEQKRLLDLRNWLEK, encoded by the coding sequence ATGAATGCCGCCCAATTGGTTATGATGGGGATTGAGGGAGTATCTCTGACCAGGCCTGAAAGGGAGGTGCTGGCGAATACGCCGCCAGGGGGAATTATTCTCTTCAGCCGGAATTGTCCCAGTGCTTTGTCCTGCGCTGACCTGGTAGCTGAGATTCAGGAGCTGAATCATAACGGAGCGCCGCCGCTGCTGGTTGCCATCGACCAGGAATATGGGCCGGTATGTCGTTTGCGGCAGGGGATACCATCTTTTCCCGGGGCAACCGAGCTGGGTGAAAAAGGTGAACTCTCTGTAACCGAAATGACGGCCGGGAATATTGGCCGGTGTCTTGCTGGTTTTGGGGTGAATGTGAATCTGGCGCCGGTGGCTGATTTAGCCTGTACCGGTAGCCCGGTGCTGGCTGATCGCTGCTTTGCTTCCGAGCCCCAGGAAGTTACAAAACAGGTATGCAGCTACATCGTTGGGCTGCAAAGATCAGGTGTGGCTGCCTGTGCCAAGCATTTTCCCGGCCATGGATCGGTGACCGATGACAGCCATGCGATGTTGCCGGTTTCATCCATGAGCCTGGACGAACTGTTGTCCAGCCATCTGCAGCCCTTTGCTGCAGCTATTGCTGCCGGGGTTAAAATAATCATGACCGCTCACATTATGTTTCCGCGGATTGATTCTTCTCTGCCGGCAACTCTTTCAAGCTTTTTTCTCAACCGTCTTTTGCGGCGGCAACTGGGTTTTACCGGCGTTCTTCTTTCTGATGACCTCGATATGGCGGCCATGGAGAGCGGCAATGAACTGGCTGTTACAATGTTTCAGGGCCTGAAAGCCGGCCTGGATATGGTTTTATGGGGCCGCAATATTAAAAAAGGTGATGATCCCCGCCGGGTTTTATCTCGGCTGCAGGAAATGATGGATGATCAAGACGCTGATATGCAGGCTCAGTTTGCCGACGAGCAGAAAAGGCTGCTTGATTTGCGAAACTGGCTGGAAAAGTGA
- a CDS encoding M23 family metallopeptidase has protein sequence MMNLDSGVREQVVEEKPRFSVALFSLSLMLIIILVSLRPFCSRAQTIKLGNIVYQDADLAVSLFPKSPLQGQAVIVSIRCRHASPVPRELLLLGKKFKIVVLDGGEYKAVCAVPLNAPLGPQQLKIDLTDAAVVKIPLTIEAGNYGEEHLRLPAEMVTPTSAPHLKQIKNDRICLRRIYSSSKAVIRFSHPFIRPLKSTIVTPFGRRRFLNDIPKSPHGGIDLRGKTGTPVPATAGGKVAFSGKLYYSGNAVIIDHGLDVFSLYLHLDTLSVAEGDQVNQGQIVGKLGSTGRVTGPHLHWGIKINGIFVDPLEFINESRLLLQPAGEE, from the coding sequence ATGATGAATCTTGATTCTGGGGTGAGGGAACAGGTTGTGGAGGAAAAGCCCAGATTTTCTGTTGCTTTGTTCTCTTTGTCGTTGATGCTGATAATAATTCTGGTTTCATTGCGGCCTTTTTGTTCGCGGGCTCAGACAATAAAGCTGGGAAATATCGTCTACCAGGATGCTGATCTGGCTGTTTCCCTGTTCCCGAAGTCTCCATTGCAGGGTCAGGCGGTAATTGTGAGTATTCGTTGCCGCCATGCTTCACCTGTACCCCGGGAACTGCTGCTATTGGGGAAAAAGTTTAAAATAGTTGTCCTGGATGGAGGAGAATATAAAGCTGTATGCGCGGTGCCGCTGAATGCTCCGCTGGGTCCACAACAGCTGAAAATTGATCTGACTGATGCTGCAGTGGTAAAAATCCCCCTGACCATCGAGGCGGGTAATTATGGCGAAGAACATCTGCGGCTACCGGCTGAAATGGTTACTCCGACTAGTGCGCCCCATCTGAAACAAATTAAAAATGATCGTATATGCTTACGGCGGATATACAGTTCATCAAAAGCGGTGATCCGGTTTTCTCACCCTTTTATCCGGCCTTTGAAAAGTACCATTGTTACCCCTTTTGGCCGGCGTCGATTTCTCAATGATATTCCTAAAAGCCCTCATGGCGGTATTGACCTGCGGGGTAAAACCGGAACTCCGGTGCCGGCGACTGCCGGGGGGAAGGTAGCTTTCAGCGGCAAACTGTACTACAGTGGCAATGCGGTCATCATTGATCATGGGCTTGATGTTTTTTCCTTGTATCTGCATCTCGATACATTGTCAGTGGCTGAGGGTGATCAGGTGAACCAGGGGCAGATTGTCGGTAAGCTTGGCAGCACCGGCAGGGTGACCGGACCACATTTGCATTGGGGGATTAAGATTAACGGAATATTTGTTGACCCGCTGGAGTTTATTAATGAAAGCCGGTTGTTGCTTCAACCGGCCGGGGAGGAATGA
- a CDS encoding DUF1343 domain-containing protein yields MISLGIEQLLTSSAHLLKGKRFAFLTHAAACVRSGSSSLAEIMAFFPGQLQVVWIPQHGFYGVKQANMIPSADFLDPLTGIPVRSLYGDRRRPSREMFTGIDLVLVDLVDVGCRVYTYLWTLVLVMQAAAEAGVPVMVLDRPNPLGGERVEGNLLKPENASFVGLYPLPMRHGLSLGELARYLNEVYAFGCQLEVMPMTGWQRKHYADKTDTFWVPPSPNMPTLTTALVYPGQVLFEGTNLSEGRGTTTPFELWGAPFIEPGRILAEIDLRVSRGVFLRPAYFSPTFDKWFGGTDKAMSPQVCGGLQIHVTDRRLFQPYLLSLELLRVVMKLYGDQFVWLQPPYEYEDEKLPIDILTGDEHIRLALENGEDLVSLSESWLPELQEFCQRRQEFLLY; encoded by the coding sequence ATGATCAGCCTTGGAATTGAACAACTGCTGACGAGTTCTGCTCATTTGCTCAAGGGCAAAAGATTTGCTTTTTTAACCCATGCCGCGGCCTGTGTCCGGAGTGGATCATCCTCGCTGGCGGAAATTATGGCATTTTTTCCGGGACAGCTGCAGGTGGTCTGGATTCCCCAGCATGGTTTTTACGGGGTCAAACAGGCAAATATGATTCCTTCAGCAGATTTTCTGGATCCCCTGACCGGAATACCAGTCAGGAGTCTTTATGGTGATCGGCGGCGGCCTTCACGGGAAATGTTCACTGGCATCGATCTGGTCCTGGTTGACCTGGTAGATGTGGGTTGCCGGGTATATACCTATCTCTGGACTCTGGTGCTGGTCATGCAGGCGGCTGCCGAGGCCGGGGTGCCGGTTATGGTTCTTGACCGGCCTAATCCGCTGGGGGGAGAACGGGTAGAAGGCAATCTGTTAAAGCCCGAAAATGCATCTTTCGTGGGGCTCTATCCTTTGCCCATGCGCCATGGTCTGAGTTTAGGTGAATTGGCCCGTTATCTCAATGAAGTTTATGCTTTCGGCTGCCAGCTGGAGGTGATGCCCATGACCGGCTGGCAACGTAAACACTATGCAGATAAAACTGATACTTTCTGGGTGCCGCCATCGCCTAATATGCCGACATTGACCACTGCCCTGGTATATCCCGGCCAGGTACTGTTTGAAGGCACAAATCTATCCGAAGGTCGGGGGACCACCACCCCCTTTGAACTCTGGGGGGCACCATTTATAGAACCCGGGAGGATACTGGCTGAAATTGATCTTCGGGTGAGCCGCGGTGTTTTCCTGCGGCCGGCATATTTTTCTCCCACCTTTGACAAATGGTTTGGGGGCACCGATAAAGCAATGTCCCCACAGGTATGCGGCGGGTTGCAGATACATGTTACTGACCGCCGACTTTTTCAACCATATCTTTTAAGCCTGGAACTGTTGCGGGTAGTGATGAAATTGTATGGTGATCAGTTTGTCTGGCTGCAGCCGCCCTATGAATACGAAGACGAAAAGTTGCCCATTGATATTCTTACCGGTGATGAACATATTCGACTGGCATTGGAAAATGGCGAAGATCTGGTTTCTCTTTCTGAATCATGGCTGCCGGAGTTGCAGGAATTCTGTCAGCGACGTCAGGAGTTCCTTTTATATTGA
- the nth gene encoding endonuclease III, whose translation MVSSPPLLASGRSKKSRKQKAHVVLNELSRCYPRVECGLVYHNPLELLIATILSAQCTDVRVNKVTPKLFAAFQNASDFAEASPTKLEEAIRSTGFFRNKSRNIQACCRQLVELYDGRVPGSLAELVELPGIGRKTANVVLGEAFHVPGLVVDTHVKRLVNKIGLTREKTPEKIEQDLMRIVPEQNWTLFSHLLVAHGRQICFARRPQCRECFLRRICSYGKNHGGSS comes from the coding sequence ATGGTTTCTTCTCCACCATTGTTAGCTTCCGGCAGGAGCAAAAAAAGTCGTAAACAAAAAGCTCATGTGGTGCTGAATGAATTAAGCCGCTGTTATCCTCGGGTTGAATGTGGGCTTGTGTATCATAACCCGCTTGAATTGCTGATCGCCACCATCTTGTCGGCTCAGTGTACGGATGTACGGGTTAACAAGGTAACTCCAAAACTTTTTGCTGCCTTTCAAAACGCGTCAGATTTTGCTGAAGCGTCACCGACAAAACTTGAGGAAGCCATCCGTTCCACCGGTTTTTTTCGCAATAAATCCCGGAATATACAGGCCTGCTGCCGGCAGTTGGTGGAATTATATGATGGCCGGGTGCCGGGAAGCCTGGCTGAACTGGTGGAGTTGCCCGGCATCGGCCGAAAAACTGCCAATGTGGTCCTGGGGGAAGCGTTTCATGTCCCGGGATTGGTGGTGGACACTCATGTGAAAAGGCTGGTCAATAAAATCGGTTTAACCAGGGAAAAAACGCCGGAAAAGATTGAACAGGATCTGATGAGAATTGTGCCGGAGCAGAACTGGACACTTTTTTCCCATTTGCTGGTTGCCCATGGTCGCCAGATATGCTTTGCCCGCCGACCCCAATGCCGGGAATGTTTTTTGCGGCGTATCTGCAGTTATGGTAAGAATCATGGTGGTAGTTCATGA
- a CDS encoding farnesyl diphosphate synthase codes for MNELNAYLQQQARLFDQYLERHYSFPENNPQGPVAILGKSMAYSLLAGGKRLRPILAMSSCRLFGGELELVLPVALAIEMIHTYSLIHDDLPAMDDDDFRRGLPTNHKVYGEGMAILAGDALLTDAFGHLAAVDGLSGETRLELVRGLSRAAGSEGMVAGQAIDLHYEGRLDVSQEVLFDLHRRKTGAMITFAVLAGGMVAGADKEDLARLETYGQSIGLAFQIADDMLDETGTQAELGKDAGSDREKNKLTSVSLLGIDESRVLLEGLVDKAVSALAPYGKRAALLQQIANYIAVRKN; via the coding sequence ATGAACGAGTTAAATGCTTATCTACAGCAACAGGCCCGATTGTTTGATCAATACCTTGAACGGCATTATAGCTTTCCAGAGAACAATCCTCAAGGACCGGTAGCGATTTTAGGGAAATCCATGGCCTACAGTCTGCTTGCCGGTGGCAAACGCCTGCGGCCGATTCTGGCCATGAGTTCCTGCCGTTTGTTTGGCGGCGAACTGGAACTGGTTTTGCCGGTAGCCTTAGCCATTGAGATGATTCATACCTATTCTCTCATCCATGATGATCTGCCGGCTATGGATGATGATGATTTTCGTCGGGGTTTGCCCACCAACCATAAGGTGTACGGCGAAGGAATGGCTATCCTGGCTGGAGATGCCTTACTGACTGATGCCTTCGGTCATCTTGCCGCTGTGGACGGGTTGTCCGGAGAAACGAGGCTTGAGCTGGTGCGAGGATTGTCCCGGGCTGCCGGTTCCGAAGGGATGGTGGCCGGACAGGCTATTGACCTGCATTATGAAGGGCGGCTGGATGTTTCCCAGGAGGTTTTATTTGATCTTCATCGGCGGAAAACCGGGGCGATGATCACTTTTGCCGTGCTGGCCGGGGGAATGGTGGCCGGTGCCGACAAGGAAGATCTGGCCCGCCTGGAAACCTATGGTCAGTCAATCGGACTTGCTTTTCAAATTGCCGATGATATGCTGGATGAGACTGGCACCCAGGCAGAATTGGGGAAAGATGCCGGCTCCGACCGGGAAAAGAATAAATTGACCTCCGTCAGCCTGTTGGGAATAGATGAATCCCGTGTCCTGCTTGAAGGACTGGTGGATAAGGCTGTCAGCGCCCTTGCACCCTATGGAAAACGGGCTGCACTCTTGCAGCAGATAGCCAATTATATTGCCGTCCGGAAAAATTGA
- a CDS encoding ABC transporter permease — protein MRRFWQHRLALVGLLILLSLVVMALLAPQLAPFDPWQIDLPGELEGPSMFHWLGQDQLGRDILSRIIYGSRVSLLVGVIVVGFSLAFGSLVGAYAAYKGKMLDAVLLRVMDVMLAFPGILLAIALISIMGPSLKTVIVALSAMGWVGYARLTRGQVLAEKEKEYILAARASGAGSLRIIVLHLLPNLAAPLIIEATFGIAGVILAESSLSFLGLGPQDLPTWGGALNEGVRYLLFAPHLSLFPGLAVMITVLAFNFLGDSLRDYLDVRK, from the coding sequence ATGAGGAGGTTTTGGCAGCATCGTCTGGCCCTGGTCGGATTATTGATTTTGCTGTCGCTGGTAGTTATGGCCCTGCTGGCACCGCAGTTGGCACCTTTTGATCCCTGGCAGATTGATCTCCCCGGTGAGCTGGAGGGACCAAGTATGTTTCATTGGCTGGGCCAGGACCAGTTGGGGCGTGATATCTTAAGTCGGATTATATATGGCAGTCGGGTTTCCCTGCTGGTTGGTGTCATTGTAGTCGGTTTTTCCCTGGCTTTTGGTTCCCTGGTGGGTGCCTATGCGGCCTATAAAGGGAAAATGTTGGATGCCGTTTTGCTGCGGGTTATGGATGTGATGCTGGCGTTTCCCGGGATTTTACTGGCTATCGCCCTGATCAGTATTATGGGTCCGTCCCTGAAAACAGTGATAGTGGCCCTGTCGGCGATGGGTTGGGTTGGTTATGCCCGGCTGACCCGGGGACAGGTGCTGGCGGAAAAAGAGAAAGAGTATATCCTGGCCGCCCGGGCTTCGGGTGCCGGCAGCCTGAGAATCATTGTTTTACATTTGTTGCCGAACTTGGCTGCCCCCTTAATTATTGAAGCAACTTTCGGGATTGCCGGGGTCATCCTGGCGGAATCATCCTTGAGTTTTCTGGGTTTGGGTCCCCAGGACCTGCCAACCTGGGGCGGGGCGCTCAATGAAGGAGTTCGCTATTTGCTGTTTGCGCCCCATCTCTCCCTGTTTCCCGGGCTGGCAGTTATGATTACCGTACTGGCTTTTAATTTTCTTGGTGATAGTTTGCGGGATTATCTTGACGTGCGAAAGTAG